gagaaaagtttaaaaaaaaaaaaaaaaaacagaaaaagatccaCATTCTGTACACaactaataacaacaaaaaaagggacAAAACCCCACACGCTAAGACTAAAATTACAATAAAACTGTTAACTTCATccttttcaacttaaaaaaaatacaacaaatgcaGCAGTTGGTGATGTGGCCCCTAACCCCGACCCCAGAGAGGTCGAAGCCGGGCTTGGTGGGAGGGCTCCTCGAGGCCCCAGGTGGGCGTCGGGAGGTTTTCACAGAACACTGCTCAGGCCACCACGGGGCTCCTTCTTCGCCCCTcgctttttcttctctgaacggtaagaggaggggagggaggacggGGTGGGAAAACGAAGGCCTCTGAGAAAACGTTGTCAGCTTCCCATGGGACTGCCAAGCAGGACAGGGTTGGATAAACCAAAAGGGCAGGCGGGCGTCACGTGGCAAGAAATGCTAAGGtcacaaaagaaaatagaacCAGACAGATACCCGGTTCGGAGTGGGGGGGCGCCCCCCAAGCCTCTGAGACTAGAGGCAGGGAAGGGGGCCGGAGGTGCTTCTACAAGCTCCCCCCCTCAACTCCTCGGGCCTTGGCTGATCCCTGGAGCCAAGGGCAACAGCGAGAGGTGTGCAGACTTTGGAGGAGGTGAGCTTTCCATCTGCTCCGGTGCATTTAGGTCTCTCGCTTGAGGGCTCCCTGGAGGAAGGGGGGGTGCCCACTCCCTCGCTCGCTCTTTAGCATCTGCCTTCCGCTCCctcaccgcccccctccccacagccATTGTAAAATGTGCTTTCTCAAGATTCTTGCAAaaacagagagaggaaggggagaggagggcagcTGCTGGCTCGTGAGGGTGGAGTGCGCGCCAGGCGGGTGGGGTGGGCGGGGCGGGCGGCGGTCCTGAAGCAGAGGGGAGGCTGGAGAAGAAGCCAGGCGCCGGGCAGCTGCCTCTCACTGACCGTCTGCCTTCGATTTCTTTGGCGCGGATTTCCTTGGAAGATGAGAGGCAAAGGTAAAAAAAGACAGGATCAGCGTGGGTCTGCATGGCGAAGCGAGTGGGACTCGGCCAGGGCTCCGGCTGCCCCCTAGGCTGGGCGGCCCCCTGCGTTTCAGGAGAAGCAGGGCCTGGCTGTCCCCACTGCTCCTTACTCTCAGGGTCCGCCTACTCCCGGCCCCAGAAGGCTCTTGGAAAGGCACCCCCTGCTTACATTTCTGGAGACGACATGGGCCGCTTGCTGGCCGGCTTGGCGCCAGAGCTGTCTTTACTGGTTTCTGAAAGCAGAGGAGGGGGAGTGGGCGGGCAGCCCCAACGCCGCCCAGCACAGTGCAGCCAGGCACCGAGTGTGCCAGCCCCTCCCATGGGCATGTGCCCCAGGGTCCCGGCCACCTGCATGCAACTCCCCAGGGCCATTCTGGACACAGCTTAGAGGCCTCTGCTGTTGTCCCCCCGACTGACAGAGCAGCCCGAAGCCTGggcacccaccccccacctccaggtCCTGTTGGCCCTTCCCGTGCCCAACCCCCTCCAACAGCCCCCCAAGGAGCTTTCTGCACAGCACCAGGCGAGGTGAGGGATCCACCCACTCCAGAGGGTCAAGCTCACCAGGCCAGCAGCTGGCAAGAGCTATCCCTCTCCAGAGTGagccccacacacacccaccttGCAACCACCTGACTTGGGTGGCTGGGCCGTAGCCCTTCTCATTGCGGGCAGCAATGCGGAAGATGATGGCGGGCTTGGTGGTGTAGTCAATGTGGGCGTTGGAGAGGCTGGAGGACTGCACGAGGCAGGAGGGGCTGGGCCCGCAGTACACCCGCATGAAGGCCAGCTGCGCCGGGGTCGAGCTCTTGGTCTCACCACCGGCCTGCGCGCTCTGGATGGCCAGGTACACTGAATACTCGATGATCTTGCCGGAGGTCACAGAGGGTGGCTCCCAGGTGAGGTGAGCACCGTCTGGACTCTGgaacagaggaagcagagaccgAGGGGGCCGTCTTCGGCCTCTGTGACTTATTCCTCCCCTGCCCATCAGAGGACAGAGAACCTAGACTGAGTCGAAGCTTTCAGAACTGACAGTTCCTTCTTCACCCCTCTCCTAACAGAACAAACCTATTTCACAACAGAGCTCAAGGAGCTCCAAAGAGATGGCTTCGTCTACCCCCACCTGGAAGGCAGCCTGTCATAATGGCAAAATGAACCAGGACACCAAACACTTTCCTAGACCTGTTCTGTCACCTAACAAATGTCTTGTTATTTAGCCTCTTggtgcctcagtctccccatcaaaaaaatggagagaaccACAGGCCCAGACCTCGTCAGGGAGTTTAGGCATTAGAGGATTGATTAGGTAAAGGAGCACGTTAGTCACGGCTCACGCTGTGTCAGAGACAGAGAGGACCAGAAGCTTCAGCCCAGACCCACCGGACTCTGCCTACATCTCAGGGGCCCTTCCCAAATCACCCCCGCCCAGCCCAGCAAAGAAGAAAGCCCCACAAGCACGGGCTTAGCTGAGGACAGAGGCTGATTTCACAAGACTTACTTTGCTGATTTTAATGGCACACGGGGCCCCCGGGAAGCCAGGCAGACACGTTTTAAAGGCTGAGATCTCACTGAAGGGCCCCCGGCCGCAGGCATTGATCCCGGCGACGCGGAACTTATAGGCAGTGCCTGGCTGCAGCTCCTGCTTCTTTAGCTGGTTGTAGTCGGGCACGGTGCCCGAGTCATCCTACAGGGACAGATCAGGCGAACAGGAGAGATGAGAGTGACATGGATCCCACCGACAGGGTTGCAGGAGTCAGTGGAGCACTTTTCCACCACGGGGACGGTGGGGTGGGCAAAGGGCAGCCATGGCAGCCCCATCATGACCCAGGGGGGTCAGGGCAAGGGGGGCCAGGGCTGAGCTTTGCCACTGCTTCAAAGGCTGCAagggggatggggtgaggaggggtCAGCCCTGAGATGCAGAGAGCATCCCTTAGATTCACAAATCCCTGCCCACCTGAGGGTGTTGGCTCCCAGGAATACATACATCAGTCGGGACAGCGTCTTCAGGTGGCAGGAAATAGTGTGTCACCATCACATTGGTACCCTTAATGACCCCCACGTCAAACCACTGGTTCTCCTTCTTTACAGGGGCTTTGCTAGGTGGCGGTGGCAGGTCTGGCTTCTGGCAGGCAGAGAGGGAGAAGAGATCAGGACACCCTCCGAGTCCGGATCCATTAGCCCGCTTCACCTCGTCACTCCAGACTCACCACACCCAGGGACTCAATGCCATTAGCCACTTCCGTCAGGGTGGCCGCGGCCTGCAGCTTCGCGGGGCTGGCCACAACGACCGGCTGAGGGGCCACAAATGTGTTGGACGGGGCCAGGCCTGGGAAGGAAAACAAGGTGTCAGCAGGAAAGGCCCCAGAGACCGGGCTTCTGCACAGGAGCCCCTCCCCCGGGCTACACAACCGGGCCCGTTTCTACCCCGAGGGACCTGGGACCCCACTCACAAGACTTTCTTCCCCAGTCAACTGACTTCCCCAGGGGCGCGAGGCTGCAGGCCAACCCACCCATGGCCAGGCAGGGCCCCACGTACTCTCAGTGGCCGTGGGGGGCAGCAGGCCCACGGTGCTGGGCACAGCCCCGGCCAGCTCATTGAGGCAGTTGCTCTCGATGGTCGGGTCATTGAGGCTGTCAGCGGGGGCCAGCGCTTCCGTGGgcaggtggtgctgctgctgctgggcctgtgcttcctggagctgctgctgctggaccAGGGCAGCCAGCTCCTGCTGCGTCAGCACGATGGGGATAGTGGTCGCCTGGCCTTCCTGGCCCTCGGCCGACAAGTGGCTCAGCTCTGCCTGTGTCACCGCCGCGGCCGCCTCTGAAGTATCCATGGGCTCCCCGGTGCCTGCTCCAGGGGCAGAAGACAACGACTCAGGAGGGACGCCAGCCCCAGCTTCCCACCACCACTGCCCTCAGAGCGACGGGCAGGATCCGTAGACACCAGCTCTCAGAGCCTGTCCCCCAGacctctcctctgccctccccctggCAAGACCCGCCTCCTGCCTGCGTACCAAAGTCAGCCCCCATCCCGGTTAGGCCGTACTGTGCCATCCTGGTGGCAAACAAGCTCCCTTTGCTCAAGTCACCTGGAAGGAGGCACCTGAAGCGCGGTTTGTTACCCCTGAGCAGGCTGTCCCTCCCTCAGGGCTAACCCCAGCCTCAAGCGAAGACAGCCTGCTGAGCCAGCTGGCCTACGCGCAGCACCTACCCATGACAGCCTGCTGTGCGGCCTGGAGCACGGCCTGGATGGCCAGGGCCTGGGCCTCCTCTGTGGCTGCAGCCTGAGCGGCCgcttcagcagcagcagtcactgccAGCTCCTCTGGGGTGAGCCCTGTCACCATGAGGGTGGTGGTGCCCGCCTGGGCCTCGGCCATCAGCTCTTGGGGGAGAGACAACTGGTCTACTTCGGACTGGGTAGGCGGCGGTGGCTGGACCACCACGGTGGCCACCACAGCCGAGCTGGCAGGCTCCTGGCCCGAAGACGGGTCCCCTGTACTGCTCAGATCCACGGCGGCCTGGAGCTCAGGGCTCTGGGAGGCTGACAGGACCTCGGCGGAGTCCCCCACCAAGGGCGCGGAGGCAGGCTGCAGGAGCTGCCGTGGTGGAAGCTGCTGGCGTGGCCCTGGAGAGGCCTGGAGCTCCTCTGGGGGCTGCAGGATGTCAACAGCAGAGAAGGGCATGTCAGAAGTTTCTGTGTTGGCTATGGTCACTGTAATCGTGGCCGGGATGGGGACTTCGGTGGTCAGAGCCCCTGGGGCAGTCTCAGTCACAGATGAGATCTTCTAGAAAGGGAGAGAAGCCCCTgtcagaggggaggagaggaagacCGAAACCAGGCAGGCCTTCATCTCTCCCTGTGGGCTGGGATCTGCATTCTCAATGGGTTGCCACAACCCTGCTTGACAGACAGGAACAGTAGGTCACTGAGCAGCAGGGCGCATGGCAAAAGGCGGCGAGACCCCCGACCTGCCGGCCCATTTTAACTCATCCCCAGAGAGACCCCTTGATCTCACAAAAGGGGCACAACTCCTGCTGTGCCACGCCATAGCCAAGTGATGAGCCACAGGAACCAGCTACAACAATAAAATCACCCATAGGACACCCACCAAGGATTGGGGCCTCCTGTGCCCTGCCCTGTCAGTCAGGCGAGAAACTGCCCTTTTATGGTCTGGAAAAGGAGCCAGGAGCGGCACGTGCCTGGAGCAACAGCACCACCTGTTGTCCAGTTCAGGAACAACATGGGCCCAGGCACACCAGGTCGCAGGGACCCTCCTGGGCTCTTACCGGCACCGAAGGGCCTGGGACTGGCGTGGACTGTGTCACGGTGGTCACGGCCCGCGTCAGCGTGGAAGACACTGTTGTCGTGATGGGACTGGAACTGGCGATATTCACACTGTCGCCCTGGGTGCTCTCCACCTCTCCCTGGTCGCCGGCAGGCGGTGGGGTGTCTGGTGGGACAAGCAGAGAGTGGGGTGACAGGCCCTCCTCTAGCAGGGCTAccacccagctctgccaccaggAAACACGGTTGCCTGGAAGACCTGCCTGTAACGAGCAACTGGGTTCCAAAGAACTGAACTGCGGGCCTCTCGGTGAGCCCTGGGCCCGGGAGCCCGTGGGGACCCAGCTGGTTGCGTCCACCTACCTTGGTTGGAACTCATGTTGGAGGTGACAGTGGTGGCCGTGTGCGTAGTGCCTGTCTCGTGCGTCTCACAGGGCGGGTTGGAGCACACCCTTTGCGTCGGGAAAGGAGTGAGCAACGAAGCACCGGCCTGAGGGGCGACTGCGGGTGGCACTGCCACCTCCAGGCTGGACTCCAGGGTCCTGTGGGAGGGGGCGGCATCCGGGAGCAGGGCACCCAAGCTGACGGACATGGTCGTGCCAGTGGAAGCGGTCTGGTGCGTCTCACAGGGCCGGCTGGCAGGAGGCTGCTGCCCGCCCTCTGGCTGGCCTGCAGCCCCTCCTGATGTGGCCgtggtgggtgtgtgggtggTGCCCGTCTCGTGGGTCTCACACGGAGGGTTGGAGCAGACCTGGGTCACGGTGGCCGAGGGGCACAGCAGTGCCTCCAGGGCCGCGGCAGTCACAGAGGCGCTGGCTGAGCTCTCGTACACAAGTGTGGGGGCCCCCAGCAGCTCGTGGGGCTCCCCGGCACTCATGGCGGAGCGGGCCACAGTAGCCGTGTTGGTCGTGTGCGTGTGATGCACCTCCAGCTGGCGCCCCACAGACACCAGCGGGCCCAGGCCGGCAAGGGACCTTTCCTCGCCACCGGGCCTGACTTGGGCACTCAGTGGCCCCAGCTGTAAGAGAGCAGCACCGCGGCCAGCGGCCTCGAGGGCCACGCTTGGTCTGAGGAGCGGGCCGGCCAAGCACGGGGCCCCGGTGGCCATCACAGTCATGGTGGTGCTGGTCGCACTGGTCTGACGGGTTTGGCACGCGGGCTTGATGGAAACCTGAGCTCCCTCTGACGCCCCGGCAGTCACGCTGACCCGGACCACGGTGGGAATGGTGGTGGCCGCGCAGGCGAGCCGGATGTCTCGCCGCGGCCCGCCTCCGATGCCAGACATGGCAGTGGTGGCTGTACTGGTGGTGCCGGTCTCGTGGGTTTCACACGGCGGGTTGGAGCAGACACGAACAACACTGCCATTCGGCTGGCCCACCGTGGAGGTCACGAGAGCAGCAGTGGCCTCCTGTCTGTCGCAGACAAACTGCACTTGGGTGGGCTGGGGGTGCCCCCCCAGATTAGCGACGACGGTGGTGGTGGCTGTATTGGTGGTGCCCGTCTCGTGGGTTTCGCACGGCGGGTTGGAGCAAACCAGGGTCACGGTGCCAGGCTGCACATCACCCTGGCCTGAATCAGCGATGGTGACTGTGGCCGTGGGCTGTTCTGTAGTAGGGGAGGCCAGAATGGACACTGGGAGGTCGTGCACAGGCTGGGCCTCCACCCCGCTGGGGGCCGTTATCAGAGTCACCTGGGTAGGCTGGGAGACAGGCTGGGGAGAGGGCACACAGGGAGTTAGTGCTGCTGCCCATCCTCCCGTGTCTGCCCCTGCCACCTACCTGCGGTTCCCCCTGGGATCAGCGACTTGGCAGCTAAAGCAAAAACCCTGGCAAGTCTAGGACCTGCTCACCCTCACTCCAAGACACTGACTGGCTCAGGGACCAGAAAAAAGGAACCAGGAAGAGGTGGAGGAGCGGGGCCTAGGCTGGGGCAAGCCCTCggtcgggtgggggtggggggaaacctGGCTGACCCCGTGCTGTGCTAAGGCCAGCTTCACCACTTCACCAGGAATTCAGCTCAATATGCAAAAACCTAGTGCTCAAACGCTAAACACGGCTGAGATATATCGTCTCAACCCGACAGACTAGCAGGCAGTGACTAAGAATCGTGATTATGCACCTCCAGGGTAACCATCCTACGGGTTCCACATGTGGGAGGGAAACCAAGGGCCTGGCGGCACACTGCAGCTCCAACTGCCCTACCTGCATGGTTATGGTGGGTGTGGTGAGCCCAGCGGCCGCTGTCAGCGTCGTCTGCGCCGCAGACACAGTGATGGCAGTGGGGTTAATCACCTGGCTTGAGAGGGTGGCGATGGTGCCCAACGTGGTGATGGGCGTGGCCAGTGAGGCGCTGGTGCTATGGCCCCCGGCTCCGGCCAGGCTGGTGGAGACGGTGCCTGTCACCGTGCCCAGGGTCGTGACGCCTGGAGGCGGGAAAGGGCAGGGGCAGGCGGTCAGCAGCTGGTGCGGCTGTTCTCCCCAGGTGAGTGGGGCCGGGGTACACCCCGACCCTGCCCTTGCGGCCCCGCACCCCGAGGCCTCCATACCTGTGGTGCCCTTGACAACCAGTGTGGTGACAGCAGGCTTGACAGCAGAGACAGTAACAGGGGTGACCAGGCGGACGCCCCCCATAGGCACGGTGCGGAGGATGGTGCCTGGCTGGCCAGGTGCGCCCttcagcaccacctggaaaaccgGAGAAAAGGGCCCCTGTCACTTGGGGGCTGGCCAGAACAGACCCTGTGCTGCCCCTCCCAGGCTCCGGGTGGCCTGCTGCGGTCCCAGGCTGGACCCTCAGGAAGACAGGGCCAGGCACACCTCACCTGGGTCACTCCTTGCTGCCCGTGACCCGTAGCGATTTTGGGAACAGCCGTGATGATTTTGGCAGGGGCTCCAGTTCCAGAAGTCATCACCTTGGTGGTGATAATGGTGATGGGTGACTTGATGCCGGCACTGCTAGTCACGCCTAGAGGAGAGGGGGGCATCCTGGCTTCAGGAAGGGCCAGGCGACAGTGCTGGCCTCCCACCCGGGCCCGCTTCTCTTGGGCCCTCTTTTCAAATAGTTACGCCTGTTGCCCCTCAATTAAAACAAAGAAGTACAAACTACAGCCATACCCTTACTACCTCCTGACAAATCGTAAAGAAGAGGCAAGGGCAGAGCAGACGGGAAAATCTTACATAAGAGGCAAAGAGAGGGTAGAGCAGCAGAGAGGAAAATCTTAAACAAGAGGCAAAGAGAGGGCAGTGCAGAGTGAAAAACCTCAATGGAAAGATGTTGCACACTGGCTACCCCCTCACCTGCTTTCTCCCCAGCACACCGGGGAAGGCCCCTACCCGTGGCGCCCGCCTGTGTGATGATGGCTgacatggggatggtcttaatgaTAGTGGTGGTGCCGGGCTTGGTGGTGCTGGGGGACACACTGCTGATGCCCAGGATGGTAGGCTTAGTCCCTGCCCCGCTGGCCTGCGTGGTTGTGATGATGGTAGTGGGCTTGCCATCTGCAGACGTCACCAGCTTCAGGATGGTCCCGGCTGGCAAGGGTCCTTTGGTCTGTAAGGGGAAAATGAAtgggggaaggctgagatgaaTGGGCATCACTGCCAGGATGCAAAGTGTGGCTTTGTTGTCATCATCGAATTTTAAATGAAGTCTGGTTGCTCTACGAtactgtgttagcttcaggtgtctAACAGAGTCAGTCAGTGATACACATATGTATCTGTCATTTTTAGAAGAACTGCAAGTTTAATGGTGAGTCTGGTCTGCCCAGGATTCATTGCCAGCCCAAACAGCTTGCACTATTCTGAAGACTGCAAGTAACAGAACCAAGCAACAGGACCTTCTGAGCCACTCAAACTCATGAGATCTTGTCTAGGCAGGGTCCTAGTCTAGGGTCCACGAGCTCACCTGGATGATCTGAGTCACTGGGCCTGTGGATGCCTGGCCTGTGACTGCCGAAGTCTGAACCGGTTTGGTCTGGACCactgacattactttgcccagatTGGAAATCTAAAAATGAAACGACAGCGCACCAAAATAAGTGATTCAGAGACCGGTCAAGGGCATGGCCTGGGCTGGGCGTTCCTGGTGCTGGTCACTCACTAGAGCACTGCCTCCTGGGACCGAGATGGGGCTCTTCACCAGGGTGATGGTCTTGGTAACCCCACCCACCACTGTGGTCACCACCTGGGCTTGCTGGGCCACTGTCACGGTTCCGGACTTGTGTACGGTGATGATGGGACGGGTAGATGTGTTGGCAGCAGAAGAGACGGAAGTCCCCACCTGGGCAGCTGCAGTCTTCAGCATGCGAGTGGCTGGGTTGCTCACCTGGAGATCGCAAAGAAgagtggtgggtgggtggggggaagagCTGGCCCCTGCGCATTTGTGTATGTCTACCAAGCTCAGTTTTGTTCACCTCTCCTTTAGCGAAACAAAGGAGGTCACTGGGCCACAGGTCTGGCTACAAGGCTGCCACACCCCCATGGCTGCCAGCTTATTCCCCAACCCCCACCGAGCACCAACCACAGACCTCCATCCTCTATGGTTGGTCCAAAGGCCAGAAGCAGTGACCACTGTCTAATGATGGTGCCCAGAAGCCCTCGGCCCCAAGGCTGTGGGCTCTGAACCAGCCCCGAGGAACGCTCACCATGACTGGCGAGGAGGCCACCTTCACAGTGGCTGGGAGCGTGGTGGTGCCCGGCGTCACGGCCACAGTTTTGACGATAGTGGTGCCAGCCGGGACACTCAGGACTGTGGGTGCCGAGGAAGGAGGGATCTTCTGGGTGGCAGCAGCCGCGGCTGCCAATGCAGCCATGCCACTCATCTGTGGGCTGCTGCCAATGACCTGCAAGGGACACAAGGAGCTTGAGCCCACAGGGAGCACCAGACCTGAGGCAGCCCCAATCCCTGCTTCCTGGAGCAGCACCTCTTGGCTTTGAGGACGGCCAGGCGCTGCTCTACTGACCCCAGACCTGGACTCCCACCATCAACCAGGCCCACGTCAACCCCCAGCTGGCTAGCTTCTCCcctcagaaaatacatttttaaaatgccctTGAGATCAGATGGCGAGGAGACCATTCTGAGGTGTCAGCTTACTAATCCTGAAGTTAGTGATGAAAGATCGCCTCATCAGCACTCTCCAGACCTTGGATGAAAGGTGCTAGCACAGGGTGGGAGTCAAACCCCGCCAGTGCGCCACTACCAGGAACATCCCACCGCGCCCTGCCTGGCTCCTTACCGTCCCCTGGGCGCTCTGTGTAGGCACAACCATCCGCACGCCTGCAGGAAGGGAAGTCACAGTCACGGGGGCTTTCCCAGCCTGGCTGGCAGGTCGCATGGTGACCAACGGGGTTCCCGTGGTAGCCTGAGGACCAGTCACTTTCAGCACAGCCGGGACACCTGCTCAGAGAAGGAGCCGAAGTGAGCGACTTCCAGGACCTGCTTGGGCTTCAGCTCCCGCCCTTCCAGCACTGTTTGGGGACAGTCTCCGCAGGTCAGGACCAGGCCCCCGCAGCAGCACTCAGCCTCCGGTCTGCACTAATGGCCTCCAGGCGTGTGGTCTAGCAGCCCCCGCGCAGGCATGCCACCTCCGGGTGAGCCAGTTCCTGCCCTCAAGCGCCCGGCTCACCTTGAGTCCTGGCTGCGGCGGGCACGGAGATTGAGCTGCCAGGCACCGTCGGCAAGAcctggatggtggtggtggtcggGGGCGCGGCAGCAGCCTGGGGCAGGAGCGTGATGCCTACTTGGGTCAGCGGCTGCACGGCAGGTGCGGCTGCTGCTGGGGCAGGGCTCTTGGGAGGATTGGCAGGCACAGACGGGACTGGATTGGGTGTGGGGGAGGTGGCAGTGGCAGCCGTGGCAGGAATGTCATATTTCTGGAGCTGCAGAAGGTAACTGTCGGCTGTCGCCACGGCCCCCCAGCTCACCTCCAGAGAGTTAGTGTTGGCTCGCACCAGCTGTACCCGGGCTGGAGGTGGCGGCTTCTCTGTAAGAGAGCATCACTGGTGAGGAGGGAGAGGCAGACACTTCGGGGGTGGGTGTGGCAGCTCTCCTCCAGTTAGCCTTACCCGTTTCCAGGTACCAGAGGTCCTTGCAGCAGACCTGGTTATTCCAGGCCTTTCGGTAGCCGTCACGCCCACTCCAAATGTAAAGGCGGGTATTGATGGCTACCGCACAGTGGCCGGCACGGGCCCGGGGAATATTGTCTTCCAGCGTATCCATCAAGATGGTCTCCCAAGCCATGGTATCTGGGGAGGACAGGATGTGAAGGTCAGCAGGGGACAGAGGAACCGACAACCCTCAGGGGCTCTTTGGCCTTTTGCTGTCAGGGATGGGGAATTAAAATCAGGAAGTCATCCAAGATTACTAAAGTaagatgaagacaaaaacaaaaaaaatacaattctGCATGGCAAAAGACTGTACGAAATTAGAAACCACGAACTATAAACTGGGAAAACTACATGAAAAACACAGTCAAAGGTTCCCCTTCTTGCACATGGAGCAACACAAAAGCTTCTAGAAAGAGATGGGCAAAGAGGAACGCAAGTTACGGAAAACGTGACAGAAgatctcagaaaagaaaaatacatacccTCACTCAAGATAAGAGAAAGGCAAACTTAACCCAGAAGGTGCCTGGCAGCTTGATGTTCCTTTTGCTGCAGCCAGGGTTGAGGGTGAGCCAGGGGAGGGGACCTGGGGCTGGCCCGTGGGAAGTCAAGCACCTACTGGGCTTGGTGAAGAGTGTATGCTTTGCCGGCCCGGTGAGCACCGCTAGGGACATCTGCATGTCCGGTAATATCCCCCTGCCGGCAAGGCTACCTCTAGGTTGTCCCCCTTCGGATACACCTGCACGTGGCGAGAACGGTGCAAGGATACTCACGGAGCAGCGTCGGTGCAAGTTTTGACACCACGAGCGCAATTCAAAAGAATGAGCCACTCGCCCTGCGGGGATGGGATGGTCTCCGGGACAGAGGAAACACAAGGGCCAGGCACTGCACTGCGTAGAGCAGGCCGCCATCCTGTGTGCTCCGTTTTTAAGGAACCTATAGGCAACGCTCGCATTTATAGCACGGTCCCTGCAGCGTGGGTGAGAAACCACCAACAGGAGACGAGAGGGAGGCACTGCATGGTTACACCAGTGAGGAAGAGCCTATTCAAAACACGCCAAGGAGCGTCCCTCAGGGCGCTTGGACCAATGGCTACGCCTCGCGGAGTTCTAGTGGCACAGCCTAGAAGCAGCTCGGCCCCCTGCGCCCCCAACACAGCCCGCAGGCCGAGGTGGGCCGGCCTCCCGCAGCCCTCTGCAGGCCGCGCTGAGCCCGAGGAGGCCATACCCAGGTTGAGACAAGCCAGA
This DNA window, taken from Bubalus kerabau isolate K-KA32 ecotype Philippines breed swamp buffalo chromosome X, PCC_UOA_SB_1v2, whole genome shotgun sequence, encodes the following:
- the HCFC1 gene encoding host cell factor 1 isoform X2; the encoded protein is MASAVSPANSPAVLLQPRWKRVVGWSGPVPRPRHGHRAVAIKELIVVFGGGNEGIVDELHVYNTATNQWFIPAVRGDIPPGCAAYGFVCDGTRLLVFGGMVEYGKYSNDLYELQASRWEWKRLKAKTPKNGPPPCPRLGHSFSLVGNKCYLFGGLANDSEDPKNNIPRYLNDLYILELRPGSGVVAWDIPITYGVLPPPRESHTAVVYTEKDNKKSKLVIYGGMSGCRLGDLWTLDIETLTWNKPSLSGVAPLPRSLHSATTIGNKMYVFGGWVPLVMDDVKVATHEKEWKCTNTLACLNLDTMAWETILMDTLEDNIPRARAGHCAVAINTRLYIWSGRDGYRKAWNNQVCCKDLWYLETEKPPPPARVQLVRANTNSLEVSWGAVATADSYLLQLQKYDIPATAATATSPTPNPVPSVPANPPKSPAPAAAAPAVQPLTQVGITLLPQAAAAPPTTTTIQVLPTVPGSSISVPAAARTQGVPAVLKVTGPQATTGTPLVTMRPASQAGKAPVTVTSLPAGVRMVVPTQSAQGTVIGSSPQMSGMAALAAAAAATQKIPPSSAPTVLSVPAGTTIVKTVAVTPGTTTLPATVKVASSPVMVSNPATRMLKTAAAQVGTSVSSAANTSTRPIITVHKSGTVTVAQQAQVVTTVVGGVTKTITLVKSPISVPGGSALISNLGKVMSVVQTKPVQTSAVTGQASTGPVTQIIQTKGPLPAGTILKLVTSADGKPTTIITTTQASGAGTKPTILGISSVSPSTTKPGTTTIIKTIPMSAIITQAGATGRGLPRCAGEKAGVTSSAGIKSPITIITTKVMTSGTGAPAKIITAVPKIATGHGQQGVTQVVLKGAPGQPGTILRTVPMGGVRLVTPVTVSAVKPAVTTLVVKGTTGVTTLGTVTGTVSTSLAGAGGHSTSASLATPITTLGTIATLSSQVINPTAITVSAAQTTLTAAAGLTTPTITMQPVSQPTQVTLITAPSGVEAQPVHDLPVSILASPTTEQPTATVTIADSGQGDVQPGTVTLVCSNPPCETHETGTTNTATTTVVANLGGHPQPTQVQFVCDRQEATAALVTSTVGQPNGSVVRVCSNPPCETHETGTTSTATTAMSGIGGGPRRDIRLACAATTIPTVVRVSVTAGASEGAQVSIKPACQTRQTSATSTTMTVMATGAPCLAGPLLRPSVALEAAGRGAALLQLGPLSAQVRPGGEERSLAGLGPLVSVGRQLEVHHTHTTNTATVARSAMSAGEPHELLGAPTLVYESSASASVTAAALEALLCPSATVTQVCSNPPCETHETGTTHTPTTATSGGAAGQPEGGQQPPASRPCETHQTASTGTTMSVSLGALLPDAAPSHRTLESSLEVAVPPAVAPQAGASLLTPFPTQRVCSNPPCETHETGTTHTATTVTSNMSSNQDTPPPAGDQGEVESTQGDSVNIASSSPITTTVSSTLTRAVTTVTQSTPVPGPSVPPPEELQASPGPRQQLPPRQLLQPASAPLVGDSAEVLSASQSPELQAAVDLSSTGDPSSGQEPASSAVVATVVVQPPPPTQSEVDQLSLPQELMAEAQAGTTTLMVTGLTPEELAVTAAAEAAAQAAATEEAQALAIQAVLQAAQQAVMAGTGEPMDTSEAAAAVTQAELSHLSAEGQEGQATTIPIVLTQQELAALVQQQQLQEAQAQQQQHHLPTEALAPADSLNDPTIESNCLNELAGAVPSTVGLLPPTATESLAPSNTFVAPQPVVVASPAKLQAAATLTEVANGIESLGVKPDLPPPPSKAPVKKENQWFDVGVIKGTNVMVTHYFLPPEDAVPTDDDSGTVPDYNQLKKQELQPGTAYKFRVAGINACGRGPFSEISAFKTCLPGFPGAPCAIKISKSPDGAHLTWEPPSVTSGKIIEYSVYLAIQSAQAGGETKSSTPAQLAFMRVYCGPSPSCLVQSSSLSNAHIDYTTKPAIIFRIAARNEKGYGPATQVRWLQETSKDSSGAKPASKRPMSSPEMKSAPKKSKADGQ